Proteins encoded by one window of Blastopirellula marina:
- the clpP gene encoding ATP-dependent Clp endopeptidase proteolytic subunit ClpP → MPLIPYVVEKSGREERVFDIYSRLLKDRIIFLGTGVNDEVANLIVAQMLFLQSEDPKADINLYVNSPGGSVSAGMAIYDTMQFVTCDVATYCIGQAASMGAVLLTAGAAGKRYALPNARVMIHQPLAGMQGTASDILIHATEFKRIKHRMNEILLKHTGKPIEQIEADTDRDRFLSAAEACEYGLIDKVVEHMPS, encoded by the coding sequence ATGCCTCTGATTCCTTACGTGGTGGAAAAAAGCGGACGCGAAGAACGCGTCTTCGACATCTACAGCAGACTGCTGAAGGACCGGATTATCTTCCTGGGAACCGGCGTGAACGACGAAGTCGCGAACTTGATCGTCGCCCAGATGCTGTTCCTGCAATCGGAAGACCCCAAGGCCGACATTAACCTGTACGTGAACAGCCCTGGCGGTAGCGTCAGCGCTGGGATGGCCATTTACGATACCATGCAGTTTGTGACCTGCGACGTCGCTACCTACTGCATCGGTCAGGCCGCTTCGATGGGTGCCGTTCTGCTGACCGCAGGTGCCGCCGGCAAGCGATACGCTCTGCCGAATGCCCGCGTGATGATCCACCAACCACTGGCCGGCATGCAGGGTACCGCTTCGGACATCCTGATCCACGCCACCGAGTTCAAGCGGATCAAACACCGCATGAACGAAATCCTGCTGAAGCACACCGGCAAACCGATCGAACAGATCGAAGCCGACACCGACCGCGACCGCTTCCTGAGCGCAGCGGAGGCCTGCGAATATGGCTTGATCGACAAGGTTGTCGAGCACATGCCTAGCTAG
- a CDS encoding MotA/TolQ/ExbB proton channel family protein: MYFQFNCPECGQKLKVRQELAGQKRNCPYCKKSVHIPHVQEEPESLPSLDSPSLPDFGGGSTSSGGGLDLGNLSSESASAPAGPVVKTGGARKGAAPAKKQTAAAASSSSSGDGDFTDPSNVNLWVSGLIGLVSMIVFMGLMYFSKGTYIGGLFWIGGFQAVSIQSLSTFLFFWAVTILWMKHRKILRQKDYLLMDVLPTDISQEIRVDTLSKFVEHIQGLPGHDGESFLINRVLRGLQHFRVRQNASETATMMASQSEIDYNNVSSSYAYLRVLIWAIPTMGFIGTVLGISLAVTELSGALGGGDLDKLTASLQGMFSGLGTAFNTTLVALVMSMIIKFPMSSLQKSEEGVLNWVDEYCNENLIRRLNDGREKAEDKPTSPYDTKVFRRAVEEAMAAQQGELEAWVKKLELVGQTITEQTSKGWDEINGKILVSQEETTNKLLEVVNAKTVDMQKRQEEQQTLMQDQLNQMQEVAAQLQSTLGQLASASVDSHIKVNETMTDTSERLEKYLGGVEQGLSGLTEVLNKLGNETVVVQQVESNGSGGGWFGFGGGSKAKSKRNGRR; the protein is encoded by the coding sequence ATGTATTTCCAGTTCAATTGTCCCGAGTGCGGTCAGAAGCTCAAAGTCCGTCAAGAGCTCGCCGGACAAAAGCGAAATTGCCCTTACTGCAAAAAAAGTGTCCACATACCTCACGTTCAGGAAGAGCCGGAATCTCTCCCATCGCTCGATTCTCCTTCGCTGCCTGACTTTGGCGGCGGCTCGACTTCTTCCGGTGGAGGGCTCGACCTGGGCAACCTTTCCTCGGAATCGGCCTCTGCTCCGGCTGGCCCCGTCGTGAAGACCGGTGGTGCCCGAAAGGGTGCCGCACCGGCCAAAAAGCAAACCGCTGCCGCTGCGAGCAGCTCCTCGTCGGGGGATGGTGACTTCACCGATCCCAGCAACGTGAACTTGTGGGTATCGGGCCTGATCGGCCTGGTATCGATGATCGTCTTCATGGGGCTGATGTACTTCTCGAAGGGAACGTACATCGGTGGACTGTTCTGGATTGGCGGTTTTCAAGCGGTTTCGATTCAGTCTCTTAGTACGTTCCTGTTCTTCTGGGCGGTGACCATCTTGTGGATGAAGCACCGCAAGATCCTGCGTCAGAAGGACTACTTGCTGATGGACGTTCTGCCGACCGATATCTCGCAAGAGATTCGTGTCGATACGCTCAGCAAGTTCGTCGAGCACATCCAGGGGCTGCCGGGTCATGATGGCGAAAGCTTCTTGATCAACCGCGTACTACGCGGCCTGCAGCACTTCCGCGTGCGACAGAACGCTTCGGAAACGGCCACGATGATGGCCTCGCAGTCGGAGATCGACTACAACAACGTTTCGTCCAGCTACGCTTATCTGCGCGTGCTGATCTGGGCCATCCCCACCATGGGTTTTATCGGTACGGTGCTTGGTATTAGCTTGGCGGTGACCGAACTTTCCGGTGCCTTGGGTGGTGGCGACCTCGACAAGCTGACTGCATCGCTGCAAGGTATGTTCAGCGGTCTGGGTACGGCGTTCAATACGACCCTGGTCGCTCTGGTGATGAGCATGATCATCAAGTTCCCCATGTCCTCGCTGCAGAAAAGCGAAGAAGGGGTGCTCAACTGGGTGGATGAATACTGCAACGAAAACCTGATTCGCCGCTTGAACGACGGTCGCGAAAAGGCCGAAGACAAGCCGACCTCACCCTACGATACCAAGGTCTTCCGTCGAGCCGTCGAGGAAGCGATGGCCGCCCAACAAGGCGAGCTGGAAGCGTGGGTCAAGAAGCTGGAACTGGTCGGTCAGACGATCACCGAACAAACCTCGAAGGGCTGGGACGAGATCAACGGCAAGATTCTGGTCAGCCAGGAAGAGACAACCAACAAGCTGTTGGAAGTGGTCAACGCCAAGACGGTCGACATGCAAAAGCGTCAGGAAGAGCAGCAGACCCTTATGCAGGATCAGCTCAACCAGATGCAGGAAGTCGCCGCTCAGCTGCAAAGCACGCTGGGTCAGCTGGCCAGTGCCTCGGTTGATTCGCATATCAAGGTCAACGAAACGATGACCGACACCTCGGAACGTCTCGAAAAGTACCTCGGCGGCGTCGAACAAGGCCTCAGCGGCTTGACGGAAGTGCTCAACAAGTTGGGCAACGAAACGGTTGTCGTGCAGCAAGTCGAGTCCAACGGTTCCGGCGGCGGATGGTTTGGTTTCGGTGGCGGCAGCAAAGCCAAGAGTAAGCGAAACGGGAGACGCTAA
- the tig gene encoding trigger factor: MSSPETENAESAVAEAEGPKKLNLDVKVDAPSSCQRHVTVTVSREDIDRYFDVAIEDMVPNAAVPGFRKGNAPKKLVEKRFRSEVKDQVKGTLLMDSMTQATEEQSFSAISEPDFNYSAIELPEDGELTFEFDIEVRPEFDLPKWKGLKLEKPTRGFEKEDIDKHLKQVLGRYASLVPHEGAAEIDDHLVCNLTFKHDGKKIEYAEEESIRLRDTLSFQDAKWEDFGKEMTGAKAGDKKTVTLTISDEAANEAMRGKQVEMEIEVLEVKRTELPEMDEAFLKQIGGFESEGDLRDYVKQDMERQLNYYQQQRLRQQITEELTKDANWELPPALLKRQSARELERAVMELRSAGFAEEDIQAHRNELRQNSMASTRKALKEHFILERIAEEENVEDSQQDYDLEVMQIAMQRGESPRRIRAQLEKGGMMDVLRNQIIERKVIELIQGEATVTEVDADLQQSKTSAVNLLICGEGEEAAPAAEEEAKDAE, translated from the coding sequence ATGAGTTCGCCTGAAACCGAAAACGCTGAAAGTGCAGTTGCTGAAGCGGAAGGCCCCAAGAAGTTGAACTTGGACGTTAAGGTCGACGCTCCTAGCTCGTGCCAGCGCCACGTCACGGTGACTGTTTCCCGTGAAGACATCGACCGCTACTTCGATGTTGCCATCGAAGACATGGTTCCTAACGCCGCTGTTCCTGGTTTCCGTAAGGGCAACGCCCCCAAGAAGCTGGTCGAAAAGCGTTTCCGCTCGGAAGTGAAGGATCAGGTCAAAGGCACGCTGCTCATGGACAGCATGACCCAGGCCACCGAAGAACAATCGTTCTCGGCGATCAGCGAACCAGACTTCAACTACTCGGCCATCGAACTGCCGGAAGATGGGGAACTGACCTTCGAATTCGATATCGAAGTTCGCCCTGAATTCGACCTGCCGAAGTGGAAAGGCCTGAAGCTCGAAAAGCCGACCCGCGGCTTCGAAAAGGAAGATATCGACAAGCACCTGAAGCAGGTTCTGGGTCGTTACGCTTCGCTGGTTCCGCACGAAGGTGCCGCTGAAATCGACGATCACCTGGTATGCAACCTGACCTTCAAGCACGACGGCAAGAAGATCGAGTACGCGGAAGAAGAATCGATCCGTCTGCGTGACACGCTCAGCTTCCAAGACGCCAAGTGGGAAGACTTCGGCAAGGAAATGACCGGAGCCAAAGCTGGCGATAAGAAGACCGTCACCCTGACCATCAGTGACGAAGCTGCCAACGAAGCAATGCGTGGCAAGCAGGTCGAGATGGAAATCGAAGTTCTCGAAGTCAAGCGAACCGAACTGCCTGAAATGGACGAAGCGTTCCTGAAGCAGATCGGTGGCTTTGAAAGCGAAGGGGACCTCCGTGACTATGTCAAACAAGACATGGAACGTCAGTTGAACTACTACCAGCAGCAGCGTCTGCGTCAGCAAATCACCGAAGAGCTGACCAAAGATGCCAACTGGGAACTGCCACCAGCACTGCTGAAGCGTCAGTCGGCTCGCGAACTGGAACGAGCCGTGATGGAACTTCGTTCGGCTGGTTTTGCGGAAGAAGACATCCAGGCTCACCGCAACGAGCTGCGTCAGAACAGCATGGCTTCGACCCGCAAGGCTCTGAAAGAGCACTTCATCCTTGAGCGTATCGCTGAGGAAGAAAACGTCGAAGACAGCCAGCAAGATTACGATCTGGAAGTGATGCAAATCGCTATGCAGCGAGGCGAATCGCCACGTCGCATCCGTGCTCAGCTGGAAAAAGGCGGCATGATGGACGTACTGCGTAACCAGATCATCGAACGCAAGGTGATTGAGCTCATCCAAGGTGAAGCCACCGTCACCGAAGTTGACGCTGACCTACAGCAAAGCAAGACCTCGGCCGTCAACCTGCTGATCTGCGGCGAAGGGGAAGAAGCAGCCCCGGCAGCCGAAGAAGAAGCCAAAGACGCCGAATAA
- a CDS encoding ClpP family protease, translated as MNSQFPNAPVGPMAMAYAEYQRQRQMTLGDLLLENRIVFLQGEIYDGNANELVMKLLYLQSENRRKQVHFYINSPGGSVTSTMAIYDTMQMLSCPVATYCVGLAASGGAILLAGGAAGKRFILPHAKVMIHQPHGGVGGQVSDIEIQANEIIKTREELNKILAAHCDQPEEKIAKDVNRDFYMNATEAKEYRIVDEILTKPPAEAGEED; from the coding sequence ATGAATTCACAATTCCCCAATGCCCCTGTCGGGCCCATGGCCATGGCATATGCCGAATACCAACGGCAACGCCAGATGACCCTTGGTGACCTGCTGCTGGAAAACCGGATCGTTTTCCTGCAAGGCGAAATCTACGACGGCAATGCCAACGAATTGGTCATGAAGCTGTTGTACCTGCAAAGCGAAAACCGCCGAAAGCAAGTTCACTTCTACATTAACAGCCCAGGCGGCAGCGTTACCTCGACGATGGCCATCTACGACACCATGCAGATGCTGTCGTGCCCAGTCGCGACCTACTGCGTCGGTTTGGCCGCCAGTGGCGGTGCGATTTTGCTGGCCGGTGGTGCCGCTGGCAAGCGATTCATCCTGCCGCATGCCAAGGTCATGATTCACCAACCGCACGGTGGTGTCGGCGGCCAGGTGAGCGACATCGAAATCCAGGCCAACGAAATCATCAAAACGCGCGAAGAGCTGAACAAGATCCTTGCCGCCCATTGTGATCAACCGGAAGAAAAGATCGCCAAAGACGTCAATCGCGACTTCTACATGAACGCCACCGAGGCGAAGGAATATCGGATCGTCGACGAGATCCTCACCAAACCGCCAGCAGAAGCCGGCGAAGAGGACTAA
- a CDS encoding ankyrin repeat domain-containing protein — MGSFLTNVHVQSSSIEQVTEVLQQLELRGAWVSGASGKWVTVWDSIGMTRAWDVAQHLSQQLEAPAIAFMVHDSDIFFYWLYDNGRQLNQYNSAPGYFGEDASMDEQNFQPDCDLLKRYCRDETTIEQLESILKMWTAEEAMAGIMPDYAFAEDRLRELAGHLEIATNVADVDYGDLEDEKFRELIGAQWIGKGDPADYPTSCGMETDWIPDDIDYAGIIGAEDNVDADILKFPSCPLHNAATAGDIREIEKLVSEGADIDETNRIMVVTPLAVAAMSSTPEVIRKMVELGADVGKRGPAPESGTPLMMAVSAGQLENVRTLVELGADINEVDRAGNTLLFVTVLHANKAMMELLLELGINREAKDAKGRTALQVIRDQIEGLERVIKMAGENSGGLVQMTDNLKELETLLAE, encoded by the coding sequence AGGTCACCGAGGTTCTTCAGCAGTTGGAACTTCGTGGGGCCTGGGTTTCTGGGGCGAGTGGGAAGTGGGTTACCGTTTGGGATTCGATCGGAATGACCCGCGCTTGGGATGTGGCTCAGCACTTGTCGCAGCAGCTGGAAGCCCCGGCGATTGCCTTCATGGTGCACGATAGCGACATCTTCTTCTATTGGCTGTACGACAATGGCCGTCAGTTGAATCAGTACAACTCGGCCCCCGGCTACTTCGGCGAAGATGCTTCGATGGACGAGCAGAACTTTCAACCCGACTGTGATCTGCTGAAGCGATACTGCCGTGATGAAACGACGATTGAGCAGCTCGAATCGATTCTCAAGATGTGGACCGCCGAAGAAGCGATGGCCGGCATCATGCCTGATTATGCGTTTGCCGAAGATCGACTCCGTGAACTGGCCGGGCATCTGGAAATTGCGACAAACGTAGCCGATGTCGACTATGGCGATCTCGAGGACGAGAAGTTTCGAGAGCTCATCGGTGCCCAGTGGATTGGCAAAGGAGATCCAGCCGACTACCCGACCAGCTGCGGAATGGAAACCGATTGGATTCCCGACGATATCGACTACGCAGGAATAATAGGAGCGGAAGACAACGTCGATGCTGATATTCTCAAGTTCCCTTCCTGCCCCTTGCACAATGCTGCGACCGCAGGCGATATCAGGGAGATTGAGAAATTAGTCTCCGAGGGAGCCGATATCGACGAAACCAATCGCATCATGGTCGTCACCCCACTGGCGGTCGCAGCCATGTCGTCCACGCCTGAGGTAATCAGAAAGATGGTTGAATTGGGGGCGGATGTCGGAAAGCGAGGACCGGCCCCGGAAAGTGGTACACCACTGATGATGGCAGTAAGTGCCGGGCAATTGGAGAACGTGCGAACTCTCGTCGAGCTCGGGGCTGATATCAACGAGGTGGATCGAGCAGGCAATACCCTTTTGTTCGTCACGGTGCTGCACGCCAACAAGGCGATGATGGAACTTCTGCTGGAATTGGGTATCAATCGAGAAGCGAAGGACGCCAAAGGAAGAACCGCCCTACAGGTAATTCGAGACCAGATCGAAGGACTGGAACGCGTAATCAAGATGGCCGGCGAAAACAGTGGCGGGTTGGTCCAGATGACCGACAATCTGAAGGAATTGGAAACGCTGCTGGCCGAGTAG
- a CDS encoding sodium-translocating pyrophosphatase, with the protein MFFGIWLLVLFASIAALVQAYFFFTAMVRADPGTSTMQRIAGYVREGANAYLMQQYVVVTIFFVAIAAVLALLAFVVEVQSRWVPFAFMTGGFFSGLAGWIGMKTATLASSRTAAAAQKSLNQGLQVAFRSGAVMGLTVVGLGLLDIVIWFGVLKWIFNLSLFNITTTMLCFGMGASCQALFARVGGGIFTKAADVGADLVGKVEKGIPEDDPRNPASIADNVGDNVGDVAGMGADLYESYCGSILATAALGVAAFSSPAMASAAGFDDVADAQIRAVFVPMLIAAFGTLLSIVGVYLVRTEEGASQKNLLAALSRGINMATAAVTVVAILICILLMPAIPEASFHIGFAIPGVSLSIIVGLGAGWVIGKWTEYATSDEFTPTKNLAEQSETGPATIIIGGIADGMLSVWPPVIVIAIATLASFGFANGWNFNDPNLFALGLYGVGIAAVGMLSTLGITLATDAYGPIADNAGGNAEMSRLEPFVRERTDALDSLGNTTAATGKGFAIGSAALTALALMAAYVEVVREGFDRWGTSVAAQVEYDTPTKIAPGLVILKENHEGTDRVYGYLPMPADLRDGKVNETWHQLGSDGKPAVLSSEMVQLAKQEQGEPRLTFAATGASLINVHEASLSDFATYYEANVMNPKVLVGIFIGAMTTFVFCALTMKAVGRAAKGMVEEVRRQFREKPGIMDNTEEPDYATPVEISTKAAQMEMVIPSLLGLITPLAVGFFLGVGGVLGLLVGALTSGFCLAIFMANSGGSWDNAKKYIEAGHHGGKGSDAHKAAVVGDTVGDPFKDTSGPSLNILIKLMSMVSLVVGGFVVRYSLIAMGIF; encoded by the coding sequence ATGTTTTTCGGCATCTGGCTGTTGGTACTTTTTGCGTCGATTGCGGCCCTCGTTCAGGCCTATTTCTTTTTTACGGCCATGGTGCGAGCCGATCCCGGTACTTCCACCATGCAGCGTATCGCTGGGTATGTTCGTGAGGGGGCGAACGCCTACCTGATGCAGCAGTACGTGGTGGTGACGATCTTTTTTGTTGCCATCGCCGCGGTTTTGGCCCTGCTCGCGTTTGTGGTCGAAGTGCAAAGCCGCTGGGTGCCGTTTGCGTTCATGACCGGCGGGTTCTTCTCGGGGCTTGCCGGCTGGATCGGCATGAAGACCGCTACCCTGGCCAGCAGCCGCACGGCCGCCGCAGCACAAAAGTCACTCAATCAAGGGCTGCAAGTCGCTTTTCGCAGCGGCGCAGTCATGGGGCTGACAGTCGTCGGCTTGGGCCTGCTCGACATCGTGATTTGGTTTGGCGTATTGAAATGGATCTTCAATCTTTCGTTATTTAACATCACTACCACGATGCTTTGCTTCGGCATGGGTGCCAGTTGCCAGGCGCTGTTTGCTCGCGTGGGGGGAGGGATCTTCACGAAAGCCGCCGACGTGGGTGCCGACCTGGTAGGGAAGGTCGAGAAGGGAATTCCTGAAGACGACCCGCGTAACCCGGCATCGATTGCAGACAACGTGGGCGACAACGTGGGGGATGTCGCCGGAATGGGTGCCGACCTGTACGAAAGTTACTGCGGCAGTATTCTGGCAACCGCCGCGCTGGGCGTGGCCGCGTTTTCTTCCCCAGCTATGGCCAGTGCCGCAGGCTTTGACGATGTCGCCGATGCCCAGATCCGCGCCGTGTTTGTCCCGATGCTGATCGCCGCTTTTGGAACGCTGTTGTCGATCGTGGGGGTCTATCTGGTTCGCACGGAAGAAGGTGCTTCCCAGAAGAATTTGCTCGCGGCGCTTTCGCGCGGGATCAACATGGCCACGGCGGCCGTCACTGTGGTTGCTATCCTGATTTGCATCCTGTTGATGCCTGCCATTCCGGAGGCCTCGTTTCACATTGGTTTTGCCATTCCCGGTGTGTCGCTGAGTATTATCGTCGGGCTCGGTGCCGGTTGGGTGATCGGCAAGTGGACCGAGTACGCTACCAGCGACGAGTTCACGCCGACCAAAAACCTGGCGGAACAATCCGAAACGGGACCAGCCACGATCATCATTGGTGGGATCGCCGATGGGATGCTGAGCGTATGGCCACCGGTCATTGTCATTGCGATCGCTACGCTGGCCTCATTCGGCTTTGCCAACGGCTGGAATTTCAATGACCCCAACTTGTTCGCCCTCGGTCTCTATGGCGTGGGAATCGCAGCCGTGGGGATGCTCAGCACGCTGGGTATTACGCTGGCCACGGATGCTTACGGCCCGATAGCCGACAACGCCGGGGGCAATGCAGAAATGTCTCGTCTGGAACCCTTTGTTCGCGAACGGACCGATGCCCTGGATAGCCTCGGCAATACGACGGCCGCCACCGGGAAGGGCTTTGCGATTGGTTCAGCGGCATTAACGGCCCTGGCCTTAATGGCGGCCTATGTGGAAGTGGTTCGCGAAGGCTTCGATCGCTGGGGAACGAGTGTCGCGGCTCAGGTCGAATACGATACGCCCACGAAAATCGCCCCTGGTCTGGTCATTTTGAAGGAGAATCACGAGGGGACCGATCGCGTCTATGGCTACTTGCCGATGCCGGCAGATCTTCGCGATGGGAAGGTCAACGAGACCTGGCACCAATTAGGTAGCGATGGGAAGCCTGCGGTACTTTCATCTGAAATGGTTCAGCTTGCCAAGCAAGAGCAGGGGGAGCCGCGTCTGACGTTCGCCGCGACCGGGGCAAGCCTGATTAACGTCCACGAGGCGAGCCTCAGCGACTTCGCGACCTACTACGAAGCGAATGTCATGAACCCGAAAGTTCTGGTCGGCATATTCATCGGTGCGATGACGACGTTTGTCTTCTGCGCGCTGACGATGAAAGCGGTTGGCCGCGCGGCGAAAGGGATGGTCGAAGAAGTACGTCGGCAATTCCGCGAGAAGCCCGGCATCATGGATAATACCGAAGAGCCCGACTACGCGACTCCTGTCGAAATAAGTACCAAGGCCGCCCAGATGGAGATGGTCATTCCATCACTTCTCGGGCTGATTACTCCCTTGGCCGTCGGTTTCTTCCTGGGGGTCGGCGGCGTGCTGGGACTATTGGTTGGTGCGTTGACCAGCGGCTTTTGCCTAGCAATCTTCATGGCCAACAGTGGCGGCAGTTGGGACAACGCTAAGAAGTATATCGAGGCCGGCCACCACGGCGGCAAGGGAAGCGATGCCCACAAAGCAGCAGTCGTAGGGGACACGGTCGGCGATCCGTTCAAAGATACCAGCGGACCGAGTCTGAACATCCTGATCAAACTGATGAGCATGGTCAGCCTGGTCGTGGGCGGGTTTGTGGTCCGCTACAGCTTGATCGCGATGGGGATCTTCTAA